A section of the Lepus europaeus isolate LE1 chromosome 10, mLepTim1.pri, whole genome shotgun sequence genome encodes:
- the LOC133767662 gene encoding 25-hydroxyvitamin D-1 alpha hydroxylase, mitochondrial: protein MTQALKLATKVPHRVRWAPELGASSDSRGPDSAPRSLADLPGPSMPSFLAEVFCKGGLSRLHELQVQGAARFGSLWLGSFGTVRTVYVAHPALVEQLLRQEGPRPERCSFSPWAEHRRSRQRACGLLTAEGEEWQRLRSLLAPLLLRPQAAAGYAGTLDSVVRDLVRRLRRQRGRGTGPPALVRDVAGEFYKFGLESTAAVLLGSRLGCLEAEVPPDTETFIRAVGSVFVSTLLTMAMPKWLHRLVPGPWGRLCRDWDQMFAFAQQHVERREAEVATGTRGKPEDTASGAHLTYFLLRGKLSAQSILGNVTELLLAGVDTVSNTLSWALYELSRHPEVQMALHSEITAALGPGSCAHLSAATLSQLPLLKAVVREVLRLYPVVPGNSRVPDRDIRVGDYIIPKSTLVTLCHYATSRDPAQFPEPNSFRPARWLGEGPAPHPFASLPFGFGKRSCMGRRLAELELQMALAQILTHFEVLPEPGATPIRPMTRTVLVPERSINLQFVDR, encoded by the exons ATGACCCAAGCCCTCAAGCTGGCCACCAAAGTGCCCCATCGCGTCCGCTGGGCTCCGGAGCTGGGCGCCTCATCGGACTCCCGAGGCCCCGACTCAGCACCACGGAGTTTGGCGGACCTCCCAGGCCCCTCTATGCCCAGCTTCCTGGCTGAAGTTTTCTGCAAGGGGGGGCTGTCGAGGCTGCACGAGCTGCAG GTCCAGGGCGCCGCGCGCTTCGGGTCGCTGTGGTTGGGCAGCTTCGGAACAGTGCGCACAGTGTACGTGGCCCACCCCGCGCTCGTCGAGCAGCTGCTGCGGCAGGAGGGACCTCGGCCTGAGCGCTGCAGTTTCTCGCCGTGGGCTGAGCACCGTCGCAGCCGCCAGCGGGCTTGCGGACTGCTTACCGC GGAGGGTGAAGAATGGCAGAGGCTCCGCAGCCTCCTGGCCCCGCTCCTCCTCCGGCCTCAGGCGGCCGCTGGCTACGCCGGAACCCTGGACAGCGTGGTCCGTGATCTTGTGCGGCGACTGAGGCGCCAGCGGGGACGTGGCACCGGGCCACCCGCCCTGGTTCGGGATGTGGCGGGGGAGTTTTACAAGTTTGGACTAGAAA GCACAGCCGCGGTGCTGCTGGGCTCGCGCCTGGGCTGCCTGGAGGCTGAGGTGCCGCCCGACACGGAGACCTTCATCCGCGCGGTGGGCTCCGTGTTCGTGTCCACGCTGCTGACCATGGCGATGCCTAAGTGGCTGCACCGCCTGGTGCCGGGACCCTGGGGCCGCCTCTGCCGGGACTGGGACCAGATGTTTGCATTTG CCCAGCAGCACGTGGAGCGGCGAGAGGCCGAGGTAGCCACTGGGACGCGGGGAAAGCCGGAGGACACGGCATCCGGGGCGCATCTCACTTACTTCCTGCTCCGGGGGAAGTTGTCTGCCCAGTCCATCCTGGGGAATGTGACAGAGCTGCTCCTGGCCGGTGTGGACACG GTGTCCAACACGCTCTCCTGGGCCCTGTATGAGCTGTCCCGGCATCCTGAAGTCCAGATGGCACTCCACTCTGAGATCACAGccgccctgggccctggctcctgtgccCACCTGTCAGCCGCcactctgtcccagctgcccctgctgaAGGCTGTGGTCAGGGAAGTGCTAAG ACTGTACCCTGTGGTGCCTGGGAATTCCCGTGTCCCAGACAGAGACATCCGTGTGGGTGACTACATCATCCCCAAAAGT ACGCTGGTCACTCTGTGTCACTATGCCACTTCAAGGGACCCTGCCCAGTTCCCGGAGCCAAATTCTTTCCGTCCAGCTCGCTGGCTGGGGGAGGGTCCAGCCCCCCACCCATTCGCATCTCTTCCCTTTGGCTTTGGCAAGCGCAGCTGCATGGGAAGACGCCTAGCAGAGCTAGAGCTGCAGATGGCTTTGGCCCAG ATCTTGACACATTTTGAGGTGCTGCCTGAGCCAGGTGCTACACCAATCAGACCCATGACCCGGACCGTCCTGGTACCTGAGAGAAGCATCAACCTACAGTTTGTGGACAGATAG
- the MARCHF9 gene encoding E3 ubiquitin-protein ligase MARCHF9, with protein MLKSRLRMFLNELKLLVLTGGGRPRAEPQPRGGGGGGCGWAPFAGCSTRDGDSDEEEYYGLEPRARGLAGDKEPRAGPPPPPAPPPPPPGALDALSLSSSLDSGLRTPQCRICFQGPEQGELLSPCRCDGSVRCTHQPCLIRWISERGSWSCELCYFKYQVLAISTKNPLQWQAISLTVIEKVQIAAIVLGSLFLVASISWLIWSSLSPSAKWQRQDLLFQICYGMYGFMDVVCIGLIVHEGSSVYRIFKRWQAVNQQWKVLNYDKAKDIGGDAGGGTAGKPGPRTSRTGPPSGATSRPPAAQRMRTLLPQRCGYTILHLLGQLRPPDARSSSHSGREVVMRVTTV; from the exons ATGCTCAAGTCTCGGCTCCGCATGTTCCTGAACGAGCTGAAGCTGCTGGTGCTGACGGGCGGGGGGCGGCCCCGGGCCGAGCCGCAGCcccgggggggcgggggaggcggctgCGGCTGGGCGCCCTTCGCCGGCTGCTCCACCCGGGACGGTGACAGCGACGAGGAGGAGTACTACGGGTTGGAGCCGCGGGCCCGGGGCCTGGCCGGCGACAAGGAGCCGCGGGCCGgacccccgccgccgcccgcgccgccgccgccgcccccaggCGCGCTGGACGCCCTGTCTCTCAGCAGCAGCCTGGACAGTGGGCTCCGAACCCCTCAGTGCCGGATCTGTTTCCAGGGCCCGGAGCAG GGGGAGCTCCTGAGCCCCTGCCGCTGCGACGGCTCAGTGCGCTGCACGCACCAGCCCTGCCTCATCCGCTGGATCAGCGAGAGGGGCTCCTGGAGCTGTGAACTCTGCTACTTCAAGTACCAGGTCTTGGCCATCAGCACCAAGAATCCCCTGCAG TGGCAGGCCATCTCCCTGACGGTCATCGAGAAGGTCCAGATCGCTGCCATAGTGCTGGGCTCGCTCTTCCTCGTCGCCAGCATCTCCTGGCTCATCTGGTCCTCGCTCAGCCCCTCAGCCAAGTGGCAGCGGCAAGATCTGCTCTTCCAGATCTGCTACGGCATGTACGGCTTCATGGATGTCGTCTGCATAG GCCTCATCGTCCATGAAGGCTCCTCTGTCTACCGCATCTTCAAGCGCTggcaggcagtgaaccagcagtggaaggtCCTGAACTATGACAAGGCCAAGGACATAGGCGGAGATGCAGGGGGCGGGACGGCAGGGAAGCCAGGCCCCAGGACCTCACGGACGGGCCCCCCCTCCGGGGCCACCAGCCGCCCCCCAGCTGCCCAGCGCATGCGGACGCTCTTGCCTCAGCGCTGCGGTTACACAATCCTGCACCTCCTTGGACAGCTGCGGCCACCCGATGCCCGTTCCAGCTCCCATTCTGGCCGAGAGGTGGTCATGAGGGTCACCACGGTCTGA